The Acomys russatus chromosome 3, mAcoRus1.1, whole genome shotgun sequence genome has a window encoding:
- the Rps24 gene encoding 40S ribosomal protein S24 isoform X1, producing the protein MNDTVTIRTRKFMTNRLLQRKQMVIDVLHPGKATVPKTEIREKLAKMYKTTPDVIFVFGFRTHFGGGKTTGFGMIYDSLDYAKKNEPKHRLARHGLYEKKKTSRKQRKERKNRMKKVRGTAKANVGAGKKPKD; encoded by the exons ATG AACGACACAGTCACGATCCGGACCAGGAAGTTCATGACAAACCGTCTGCTTCAGAGGAAACAGATG GTCATCGATGTCCTTCACCCTGGGAAGGCAACAGTACCAAAGACAGAAATTCGGGAAAAGCTGGCCAAAATGTACAAAACCACACCAGATGTCATCTTTGTATTTGGATTCAGAACCCACTTTGGCGGTGGGAAGACGACAGGCTTCGGCATGATCTATGATTCTCTAGATTACGCCAAGAAGAATGAGCCTAAGCACAGACTCGCGAGA CACGGCctttatgagaagaaaaagacCTCCCGGAAACAGCGAAAGGAACGCAAGAACAGAATGAAGAAGGTCAGGGGGACTGCAAAGGCCAACGTTGGTGCTGGCAAAAAG CCAAAGGACTAG
- the Rps24 gene encoding 40S ribosomal protein S24 isoform X4 → MNDTVTIRTRKFMTNRLLQRKQMVIDVLHPGKATVPKTEIREKLAKMYKTTPDVIFVFGFRTHFGGGKTTGFGMIYDSLDYAKKNEPKHRLARHGLYEKKKTSRKQRKERKNRMKKVRGTAKANVGAGKK, encoded by the exons ATG AACGACACAGTCACGATCCGGACCAGGAAGTTCATGACAAACCGTCTGCTTCAGAGGAAACAGATG GTCATCGATGTCCTTCACCCTGGGAAGGCAACAGTACCAAAGACAGAAATTCGGGAAAAGCTGGCCAAAATGTACAAAACCACACCAGATGTCATCTTTGTATTTGGATTCAGAACCCACTTTGGCGGTGGGAAGACGACAGGCTTCGGCATGATCTATGATTCTCTAGATTACGCCAAGAAGAATGAGCCTAAGCACAGACTCGCGAGA CACGGCctttatgagaagaaaaagacCTCCCGGAAACAGCGAAAGGAACGCAAGAACAGAATGAAGAAGGTCAGGGGGACTGCAAAGGCCAACGTTGGTGCTGGCAAAAAG TGA
- the Rps24 gene encoding 40S ribosomal protein S24 isoform X2: MNDTVTIRTRKFMTNRLLQRKQMVIDVLHPGKATVPKTEIREKLAKMYKTTPDVIFVFGFRTHFGGGKTTGFGMIYDSLDYAKKNEPKHRLARHGLYEKKKTSRKQRKERKNRMKKVRGTAKANVGAGKKQK; this comes from the exons ATG AACGACACAGTCACGATCCGGACCAGGAAGTTCATGACAAACCGTCTGCTTCAGAGGAAACAGATG GTCATCGATGTCCTTCACCCTGGGAAGGCAACAGTACCAAAGACAGAAATTCGGGAAAAGCTGGCCAAAATGTACAAAACCACACCAGATGTCATCTTTGTATTTGGATTCAGAACCCACTTTGGCGGTGGGAAGACGACAGGCTTCGGCATGATCTATGATTCTCTAGATTACGCCAAGAAGAATGAGCCTAAGCACAGACTCGCGAGA CACGGCctttatgagaagaaaaagacCTCCCGGAAACAGCGAAAGGAACGCAAGAACAGAATGAAGAAGGTCAGGGGGACTGCAAAGGCCAACGTTGGTGCTGGCAAAAAG CAGAAATGA
- the Rps24 gene encoding 40S ribosomal protein S24 isoform X3: MNDTVTIRTRKFMTNRLLQRKQMVIDVLHPGKATVPKTEIREKLAKMYKTTPDVIFVFGFRTHFGGGKTTGFGMIYDSLDYAKKNEPKHRLARHGLYEKKKTSRKQRKERKNRMKKVRGTAKANVGAGKKK, translated from the exons ATG AACGACACAGTCACGATCCGGACCAGGAAGTTCATGACAAACCGTCTGCTTCAGAGGAAACAGATG GTCATCGATGTCCTTCACCCTGGGAAGGCAACAGTACCAAAGACAGAAATTCGGGAAAAGCTGGCCAAAATGTACAAAACCACACCAGATGTCATCTTTGTATTTGGATTCAGAACCCACTTTGGCGGTGGGAAGACGACAGGCTTCGGCATGATCTATGATTCTCTAGATTACGCCAAGAAGAATGAGCCTAAGCACAGACTCGCGAGA CACGGCctttatgagaagaaaaagacCTCCCGGAAACAGCGAAAGGAACGCAAGAACAGAATGAAGAAGGTCAGGGGGACTGCAAAGGCCAACGTTGGTGCTGGCAAAAAG AAATGA